Proteins found in one Hirundo rustica isolate bHirRus1 chromosome Z, bHirRus1.pri.v3, whole genome shotgun sequence genomic segment:
- the LOC120765837 gene encoding uncharacterized protein LOC120765837 yields MNTLWLRIFHNLAYRNPISRIVLFVLPVVISVTQELESVSNQKNAEWPWSQAFIQYTGSMGNYSDIKDLNLSTVVMHENQIYERREWQKQKLWTLQGTIGEVVRVGCRMINGTNYEKAIQISVSTSPADYHREICDRLSKSDCWYNFTLVQTVNVICLWGRGNKGLTFKFKITTTPIATTKSTVTQAQTTPPKIEHKIYEIGPYVIRNTGQQQLLFNPEWSLKRIEVLMQTNISEIQPACSSFLRTSSEGWTTWLQKQVHFRGRMRRDLTGILGTGLGVLNGIDSEILMNKLATATNDLVKLRQPLQSSLLALGTSQWEISKILPKWKEAEDQDHKLIINALNIAQNNVSLALSCIQAQLWIQSIVALVVREGNEGTFPIEIRKIVWDNASNLERKLQSWWTLVNFTYDPTTEIATTFVLTIRNATIYNIHPIIALGLNHEKTVLYPSEHRAWARIMNEKWQTVNLESCVTREQQGFICETNMIDAQDICLDTEQNICHFEIHPDTSQKTMLVYIGLGCVCLRTACVSVEIDDNNVTLTTRNYSNFCICNFVRIVGCDFSYLAPVTSHQLIRSNYTMYHQLSPAPIGMNLTLVRQLMNHQDLTEILKEIQEKGQKTLVTVYHDVKEISKVLQRVNQDTNHHWWDALFGWSPTATGILNTLCHPIIVILTLVGISLVLSSAMLVWNWRMLKRIAALTSLAAAYGNAMRDTYRDGQAAQVDWERKKRQYC; encoded by the coding sequence ATGAATACATTGTGGTTGAGAATATTCCATAATTTAGCATACAGGAATCCAATCAgtagaattgttttgtttgttttgcctgtagTTATAAGTGTAACCCAAGAATTGGAAAGCGTCTCtaaccagaaaaatgctgaatggCCTTGGTCCCAGGCTTTCATTCAGTATACTGGATCCATGGGAAATTATTCCGACATAAAGGATTTAAACCTATCAACCGTGGTTATGCATGAAAACCAGATATATGAAAGGCGAGAAtggcagaaacaaaagctgtggaCCCTTCAAGGGACTATAGGGGAGGTAGTCAGAGTAGGATGCCGAATGATTAACGGGACTAACTATGAAAAGGCAATTCAAATTAGTGTCTCGACTTCTCCTGCAGATTATCACCGGGAAATTTGTGATCGTCTAAGTAAATCGGACTGTTGGTATAATTTTACGTTAGTACAGACGGTGAATGTGATCTGCCTTTGGGGTCGTGGTAACAAAGGGctcacatttaaatttaaaataacaactaCACCTATTGCAACAACCAAATCAACTGTAACCCAAGCTCAGACCACACCACCTAAAATTGAACacaaaatttatgaaattgGCCCATATGTAATAAGGAATACGGGGCAACAACAACTGTTATTTAATCCAGAGTGGTCTCTTAAGCGTATTGAAGTActaatgcaaacaaacatttctgagattcAGCCAGCCTGTTCCTCTTTTCTAAGAACATCATCCGAGGGCTGGACAACATGGTTACAAAAGCAAGTACACTTCAGAGGCAGAATGAGAAGAGATTTAACTGGAATATTAGGAACAGGATTGGGGGTCTTAAATGGAATcgattcagaaatattaatgaacaaATTAGCCACTGCCACAAATGATTTGGTAAAACTAAGACAACCCCTGCAATCCTCTTTATTAGCACTAGGAACTAGCCAATGGgaaatttccaaaatactaCCAAAGTGGAAAGAAGCTGAGGACCAGGACCATAAGCTAATAATAAACGCACTAAATATAGCCCAAAACAATGTGTCGTTAGCCCTCAGCTGCATACAGGCACAATTATGGATACAATCAATTGTTGCTCTAGTAgtaagagagggaaatgaaggtACTTTTCCAATTGAAATTCGGAAGATTGTCTGGGACAATGCAAGCAacctagaaagaaaacttcagtcttgGTGGACTCTGGTAAATTTTACCTATGACCCTACCACCGAAATAGCTACTACTTTTGTACTGACTATACGCAATGCCACAATTTATAATATCCACCCTATTATTGCATTAGGattaaatcatgaaaaaacaGTGCTCTACCCCTCAGAACATAGAGCATGGGCCCGGATAATGAATGAAAAGTGGCAAACTGTGAATTTGGAATCGTGTGTTACCCGGGAACAACAGGGGTTCATCTGTGAGACTAACATGATCGATGCACAAGATATATGCCTAGACACTGAGCAAAACATTTGCCACTTTGAGATTCATCCAGATACTAGTCAAAAGACTATGCTTGTATATATTGGCCTAGGCTGTGTATGTTTAAGAACTGCAtgtgtttctgtagaaatagaTGATAACAATGTAACCTTGACTACTAGGAACTATtccaatttttgtatttgtaattttgttagGATTGTAGGgtgtgatttttcatatttagcacCGGTTACATCCCACCAGTTGATAAGATCCAATTACACAATGTACCATCAGTTATCACCAGCACCCATTGGAATGAACCTTACATTAGTAAGACAACTAATGAACCACCAAGACCTgacagaaatcctgaaagaGATTCAAGAAAAGGGGCAAAAGACTCTGGTTACTGTCTATCATGATGTAAAAGAGATAAGCAAAGTATTACAAAGGGTAAACCAAGATACAAATCACCACTGGTGGGATGCACTCTTTGGATGGTCGCCGACTGCAACTGGGATTTTGAACACACTTTGCCACCCCATCATTGTCATACTGACATTAGTAGGCATAAGCCTGGTGCTATCAAGTGCAatgcttgtttggaattggagaatgTTAAAACGGATAGCGGCACTGACTTCCCTAGCAGCAGCCTATGGTAATGCAATGAGGGATACGTATCGAGATGGGCAGGCTGCGCAGGTggactgggaaaggaaaaagcgTCAGTATTGctaa
- the LOC131378773 gene encoding uncharacterized protein LOC131378773 codes for MFFSLRNHPEWQRDCGIRAPSDPLVLALEKENKTKRRGLKRCCSACSIGQRCTKSDKVYQTVAQEQDLVDDLLKPRHIRQERDEEEDADSEGADTLPIAHRTRQQTHILQAPLREAVGSEGGVVLVKVPFSTIDLEAWEKIAKNYRSDPVNTAKRLRYIIKQHNPDWSDMQLLLDALTETEKQLIIKTAGDLAEDYYKTQQLDVKDYFPLQNPQWDPNRTAELKKLESYQEWIAKGMERAIPKTINWSALYAIKQGPSESPSEFLEKLRDAMRRHTSLDPGSEVGIQQLVNLFLGQSTGDIRRKLQKLRGTDGRNLETLLDEAWRVFSNREEGYKQGMRKLVAVVSEREKGKCGQRPPRQGPSRLGRDQCAICKKYGHWKNQCPEQRRGGFRDKGNREKGKTEGEISEEIMNQVFPGVWASNVPGRAKNALPIVIKLKEGKQPVRIKQYPLKKEDREGISPVIENFLQLGLLKECQSEFNTPILPVRKHDGSYRIVQDLRAVNKITEDLYPVVANPYTLLTCLTPELTWFTVLDLKDAFFCLPIHEDSQKIFAFEWENPKSGRKSQLTWSVLPQGFKNSPTLFGEQLAKDLESWEAPPEEGKLLQYVDDILIATRTKEACVAWTVSLLNFLGLQGYRVSKKKAQVVKQKVIYLGYEISAGQRTLGQDRKEAICQTPRPQTVKELRTFLGMTGWCRLWIHSYGLLVKPLYALITNGNRNLQWTKEATQAFHQLKNALMSAPALGLPNVSKPFFLFSHEKQGIALGILAQDLGPYRRAVAYFSKQLDTTAKGWPGCLRAVAAVVLNIQEARKFTLGQKMTVFVSHTVSAVLEVKGGHWLSPQRFLKYQAIMVEQDDVEIVVTNIINPASFLSGNQGEPVHHDCLETIEASYSSRPDLKDTPLDDAETWFTDGSSYVISGKRHAGYAVTTCRKVIESGPLPTDTSAQKAEIIALTRALEIAKGKKVNIYTDSRYAFGVVHAHGAIWKERGLLNSQGKNIKHSQEILRLLEAVQLPEQVAIMHIKAHQKVSSELEEGNELADREAKEAAKGEITIEGALIPDGQVSLEGKPVYTRKDRKLIQDQGGKYNQEGWAITAGGIIVIPSHLLWSLVREEHQKTHWGIEALYNYLIEKITARNLYSTVIQWEGPFQVLLTTFTAVKIKEQSAWIHHSRVKKAPETPWKVTPGDNELKLKLTRA; via the exons atgtttttctctctccgAAATCACCCCGAGTGGCAGAGGGATTGTGGGATCAGGGCTCCATCTGACCCTCTGGTGTTagccctggagaaagagaataagACTAAGAGAAGAGGGCTTAAACGGTGTTGTTCAGCATGTAGCATAGGGCAAAGATGTACAAAATCAGACAAGGTTTACCAAACTGTGGCCCAGGAACAAGACCTGGTAGATGATTTGCTTAAGCCTCGCCACATAAGACAAgaaagggatgaggaggaggatgcagaCTCAGAGGGTGCAGACACTTTGCCGATTGCACACCGGACTAGACAACAGACACACATATTACAGGCACCCCTGCGTGAGGCAGTGGGATCAGAGGGAGGAGTGGTATTAGTTAAAGTTCCCTTCTCCACAATTGATTTGGAAGCATGGGAAAAGATTGCTAAAAACTATCGCAGTGATCCAGTTAACACAGCCAAACGTCTGCgatatataataaaacaacacaatcCAGATTGGAGCGATATGCAATTATTATTGGATGCActgactgagacagaaaaacaattaatcatAAAAACGGCAGGGGATCTGGCAGAGGATTATTATAAAACCCAACAGCTGGATGTGAAAGATTATTTCCCACTCCAAAACCCACAGTGGGatccaaacagaacagcagaattgaaaaaattggaaagctaTCAGGAGTGGATCGCAAAAGGGATGGAAAGAGCCATTCCCAAAACGATAAattggtcagccttatatgcaaTCAAACAGGGGCCCTCTGAGTCGCCATCTGAATTCCTTGAGAAATTAAGAGATGCTATGCGTCGTCACACATCGCTGGACCCTGGGTCTGAAGTAGGGATACAGCAGCTAGTTAATCTATTCCTAGGGCAGTCTACAGGTGACATAAGGCGTAAACTTCAAAAGCTTCGAGGAACAGATGGGAGGAACTTAGAGACTTTGTTAGATGAGGCGTGGAGAGTctttagtaaccgggaagaaggatataaacaagGAATGAGGAAGCTTGTAGCTGTTGTAAGtgaaagagagaagggaaaatgtgggCAGAGACCACCTAGGCAAGGCCCGTCCCGGCTGGGCAGAGACCAGTGTGCGATCTGTAAGAAAtatggtcactggaaaaatcaatgcCCAGAACAAAGGCGGGGTGGCTTTCGGGACAAGGGAAAccgagagaaaggaaag ACAGAGGGGGAAATTAGCGAAGAAATAATGAATCAAGTGTTTCCTGGAGTATGGGCCTCCAATGTACCAGGGAGAGCGAAAAATGCACTTCCTATAGTAATCAAACTTAAGGAAGGGAAACAACCCGTTAGAATTAAACAGTACCCCCTGAAAAAGGAAGATAGGGAAGGAATTAGTCCCGtaattgaaaactttttgcAATTAGGGCTGTTAAAGGAGTGCCAGTCTGAGTTCAACACTCCCATTTTGCCAGTCCGGAAACATGATGGATCATACCGGATAGTACaggatttaagggctgttaacaaaatAACTGAGGACCTCTATCCTGTGGTAGCAAATCCATACACTCTGTTAACATGCCTGACACCTGagctaacttggtttactgttttaGACTTGAAAGAtgccttcttttgcctccctatCCATGAggacagccagaaaatttttgcatttgaatgggaaaaccccaaaagcgGGCGCAAATCCCAGCTCACATGGTCAGTTCTACCTCAAGGTTTCAAGAACTCTCCCACTCTGTTTGGGGAGCAACTTGCCAAAGATTTGGAATCCTGGGAGGCTCCCCCGGAAGAGGGAAAGTTACTGCAGTACGTGGACGACATCCTCATAGCTACCCGGACGAAAGAGGCATGTGTAGCCTGGACAGTAAGTCTTCTAAATTTCCTGGGACTACAGGGGTACAGGGTATCAAAGAAAAAGGCCCAGGTTGTGAAGCAAAAGGTAATCTACCTGGGTTATGAAATCAGTGCGGGACAGCGGACCCTAGGGCAAGATCGCAAAGAAGCGATATGCCAAACCCCGAGGCCTCAAACGGTAAAGGAACTGCGGACATTCTTAGGAATGACGGGATGGTGTAGGCTCTGGATACACAGCTATGGGTTGCTCGTGAAACCTCTGTATGCGCTCATTACAAATGGGAACAGAAACCTCCAGTGGACAAAAGAGGCCACGCAAGCCTTTCATCAGCTGAAGAATGCTCTAATGTCAGCCCCGGCTCTTGGACTCCCGAATGTAAGTAAACcgtttttcctgttctcccatgaaaagcagggaatcGCCCTGGGGATACTGGCCCAGGACCTGGGTCCATACCGGAGAGCAGTTGCTTACTTTTCCAAGCAACTAGACACAACAGCCAAGGGATGGCCGGGATGCCTCAGAGCTGTTGCAGCCGTGGTGCTGAATATTCAAGAGGCACGCAAATTCACTCTGGGCCAGAAAATGACCGTATTTGTGtctcacacagtgtctgcagtcttGGAAGTAAAGGGCGGGCACTGGCTTTCCCCACAAAGGTTCCTGAAATATCAAGCCATCATGGTAGAACAAGACGATGTAGAGATAGTTGTAACTAACATTATCAACCCAGCTTCTTTCCTCAGTGGGAATCAAGGGGAGCCAGTACACCACgactgcctggagaccatcGAAGCCTCCTACTCCAGCCGCccggatctgaaggacaccccttTGGATGATGCAGAAACCTGGTTCACTGATGGGAGCAGCTACGTCATCAGTGGAAAGcgacatgctgggtatgcagtaACCACCTGCAGAAAGGTAATAGAATCTGGACCCTTACCAACAGATACCTCTGCACAAAAGGCTGAGATAATCGCTCTAACCCGTGCTCTAGAGATCgcgaaaggaaagaaagtaaacatttatacagactcaagatatgcatttggggttgtACACGCACACGGagccatttggaaagaaaggggactgTTAAactcacaagggaaaaacatcaaGCATTCTCAGGAAATATTGCGGCTACTGGAagcagtccagctacctgagCAGGTAGCAATtatgcacatcaaggcacaccagaaggtgagctctgaattggaggaaggaaacgagctggcggacagagaggcaaaagaagcagcaaaaggtgagataACGATCGAGGGAGCCTTAATTCCTGATGGACAGGTCTCCCTGGAAGGTAAGCCAGTATATAccagaaaagatagaaaattaattcaggatcAAGGAGGAAAGTATAACCAAGAGGGATGGGCTATTACTGCAGGTGGGATAATAGTCATCCCTTCTCATTTGTTATGGTCTCTAGTAAGGGAGGAACaccagaaaacacactggggaatagaagCCCTGTATAACTATCTAATTGAAAAGATTACTGCCAGGAATTTATATTCTACTGTCATTCAG tgggaaggaccgTTCCAGGTGCTTCTCACCACCTTCACTGCAGTTAAAATCAAGGAACAGAGCGCCTGGATTCACCATTCTCGAGTGAAGAAGGCTCCAGAAACTCCTTGGAAAGTAACCCCGGGTGAcaatgaactgaaattaaaacttactCGGGCATAA